Part of the Impatiens glandulifera chromosome 8, dImpGla2.1, whole genome shotgun sequence genome is shown below.
attttaagataaaatctcgtttttgtataactttaacaataagGAGACTTAAGTCGTgagatttaaaagaaaatgtctGGAATCTCTATTAACCACTATAAATAGTCTCAATTTCACAATTCGATGATTAAAAAATTCTATCTCGATCAAATCCTCAAATCACCCATTATTTAGAGTTTtgtttcctattttttttttttttttttttttggtatatagATGAATAAATACCAACATTAAAATGAATCTTCTACACAAATTCATTGGTAAAAATGAGATTCTcattattctattttatatataaaaaatataaaacagaagctttatataataaaaactggCCTGGCCGGAGAAACTTGTTGCGTCTTTTTCTCAAATCTGGATTTGCCGTCTCTctccatctctctctctctctctctcgatctCTCTCAATTGTTGATCGCCATGGAAGGAGGTGGAACACTATCGGAGCTGTATCATAGTTCCAAAAGATTGCTTATCCGAACCAGAGACGGTCTAGAAAGGCTTGAACGTCTTGAATTCTCATCAAATGCCATCGATTCTCCCGATCTCTCTACCGCCATCAGAAAAGATATCACTCAGATCCAGTCCTTATGTGTCGAGATGGACCGCTTGTGGAGTTCCATCGCCGCCAAATCTCAGCGAGATCTATGGAAAAGGTCATATATAATCGTTTTCTTCATCTTATTTGCAGTTACAATCAAATTCCATATACCTACTTTAGCTAGTTAATCAAGCCTCTCTAAATACatgtaattttgatgaattgccAATTTAGCTACAATTTTTTCTCATAATGCAGAAAGGTAGAACAAGTTGCTGAAGAGGCTGATTCAATTAGAGAAAGTTTGGATAGATATTTAGTTAGGAATGAAAAACGAGTTCAAGAAGTTAAAGATAGGGCTGAACTTCTTGGAAGAGCTGTATGTATTTGAGATGTTCATACTGTTCTGTTTAAATTGTATTGTTTTATTAGTTATTAGAGATGGTATTGTGTTTCAGAATGGAGAATCGTCTCATATTTTGAGGATATTTGACGAAGAGGCGCAAGCTATGCAATCGGCTCGTAACTCGTCTAGGATGCTGGAAGAATCGTATGCTACTGGAGTTGCTGTTCTCGCCCAATATGCTGGCCAAAGAGAGCGGTtaaaggtattttttttttgtagaatcTGGTTATGAAAATCCATCCTTTTGTATTGTTTTAAACTGGGCATGGTTATGTAAATGCATCATGAGAGAATTAACTTGTCTTTGAGcaaaaaggaagaaaggaaGAAAGGGGATTTGGGTTGTATGAATCTTATTCATAGTTTGGATGACCATCTCTAAAAGCAAATGTGGCTTCTTGGACGGAGAAGGGCAACAAAATCCTTGAGGTGTTATGTTTGAtgatggaattggaattagaattttaatcaTGGGATTACAATTCCGAAGAAGGAATGATGAAACTGAACTTAAGATATCATATgagattgaaattataattcgaATTCCAAAACCTTATTCTAGGTCATCAAACAAACAATGGATTTTGAATTGAACCCTCAATTATGATTCCAATTCCATCGTAACTAAGgctatgtttttttttgggaaataaaaggagaactaacatgacaccccACAGGTATGGTCCCtcgtttaaactcaaaacgaTTCCAGATGTGTGTTTAGAAACAATGGAATGGCAATTCCAAAGTGGGGATGATGAAAATGAAACttcaaaattatatacattattcaattcaatttgtttacatttttttcattttacacTTTTTTATCTTGAAGAAGCTAACACGACCCCATAGTCATAACTCTCCAATTTAAAGTGTTCAGCTTAAAGTGCTCTTCGTGAGAATCAAACTTGAAACTTTTGGTCTTACAATTCCTTATTTTAAGTCATCAAATTGACATCCAAATCCAATAGCCTAATCTTTCATCTCCCATTTCATCTTATCCATTATATGGAAACTTTGTAGTAATTTGAACTTCTTGTTTGCAGAGAGCACAAAGGAAGGCACTGGATGTGCTGAACACAGTTGGGCTGTCGAATTCATTGTTGAGGCTCATTGAAAAGCGACACCGCGTTGATAGATGGATCAAGTACGTTGGCATGTTCTTCACAATCATCATACTCATTGCATTTTGGAGATGGACTCATTAAAGCCAACTTTGATACACATTCGGCTTTTTATAGCAACTGCATGCATCAAAACAACAGTTGGTTTCAGAATCAGAAGATATCTCAAGTATGCATGCAATTCAATATCATGTGAATTTTAAATCGCTATTCCTTTCTCCTCCTTCTATAAGAAGAACTGTAAATGGAGTTCATGATTAGCAAACCATAATGGATATAGACACTAGTATTTTTGTAATATAGATACTAGTGGATTGCAAATTGTAACTGATGGTTTTGTTTTCATTCTAAAACAACACCATTTCATCTTGTTTTCTCATTTCGATGCGTTTAAAAGACGAGTGTATCCTAATTTAGTCGGTCCTTATTCAGATTCATACACTCATAAGAAAGGTTGAATTGGATAGTCCATGAATTTGACAGTTGATTGTGTTTGCATTACAAGCttacatgtttttttaatttttgcaaTTTAGGGTTTATAACTTATAAACCAGTTACGATTTTCGTAccaaatatatatgaaatttattgaTGATTGTAAGTTACTTTTAATTTCAAATAGGAATTGAAGTAGTAAAAGTCGTACTTAAAAGACGAAAAGTCATATTATcatgattgttttggatttttaaataaataaaaaaattaactcataATATGTAGTAACTTAGgttaaaaaaacaagttttatTGGGAAAATATGGGAAATTGTAATTTACAAAAAcaagatgaaaaaaatatgaggaatgatagagagcaCGACTTTGGGGGAGCGATTCGTACAGCGAAAGTGACATCGctgttatacgaaagtgacaTCGTTGTTGtcccttttgtataacaacgaggTCTCTTTTGCATAACAGTAAtgtcactttcgtataacagCGAGGTCACTTTCGTTGTATGAGTCGCTCCCCTAAAATCGTGCTCccaatcatttttcaaaaaatgttatatgCTAAAATGTGGGAATTTTGTAACATTAATATAGAATATTGTTTCAATTTGGTTTAATCTTAATTCTAGTAGTTCTATGTTTCAATTAGGGAAAATATAGGAAATTGTAattcatgtttattttaataaataa
Proteins encoded:
- the LOC124913008 gene encoding membrin-11-like, whose protein sequence is MTSIQNPLFSPLIDFKAMKLYIIKTGLAGETCCVFFSNLDLPSLSISLSLSLDLSQLLIAMEGGGTLSELYHSSKRLLIRTRDGLERLERLEFSSNAIDSPDLSTAIRKDITQIQSLCVEMDRLWSSIAAKSQRDLWKRKVEQVAEEADSIRESLDRYLVRNEKRVQEVKDRAELLGRANGESSHILRIFDEEAQAMQSARNSSRMLEESYATGVAVLAQYAGQRERLKRAQRKALDVLNTVGLSNSLLRLIEKRHRVDRWIKYVGMFFTIIILIAFWRWTH